The following are encoded in a window of Candidatus Campbellbacteria bacterium genomic DNA:
- a CDS encoding TspO/MBR family protein, with product METITWYQTLIKPEWAPPTWIFSPVWTLLYIIIAISFGYVIYLYFKGKISLATLSPFVLNLVFNFAFVPVQFGLRSNVLASIDIILVLVTLIWALYVIYKHAPWVSYVNIPYLLWVTFATILQLTITFLNF from the coding sequence ATGGAAACGATCACTTGGTATCAAACTCTAATTAAGCCCGAGTGGGCTCCGCCAACTTGGATATTCTCACCTGTCTGGACACTGCTATATATCATTATAGCCATCTCTTTTGGCTATGTAATTTATTTGTATTTTAAGGGAAAGATATCTCTTGCAACACTTTCTCCTTTTGTGCTCAACTTGGTTTTTAATTTTGCGTTTGTACCAGTTCAGTTTGGTTTAAGGAGCAACGTTTTAGCCTCTATAGATATTATTCTTGTGCTTGTAACTCTAATTTGGGCTCTGTACGTGATCTACAAGCACGCTCCTTGGGTGTCTTACGTAAATATCCCTTATCTTCTCTGGGTAACATTTGCTACTATTCTGCAACTAACCATTACTTTTTTAAACTTTTAA
- the raiA gene encoding ribosome-associated translation inhibitor RaiA: MKTRIKATNMELTDPIRDYLNEKLKDVEKFIPKNESEPNVDIEIGKTTNHHSSGEDLYFAEINVNVKGDLYRYVSENAELYAAIDKMKDEIIRELRRNKEKKRDLFRRGALKFKNMIRGIRGGK, from the coding sequence ATGAAAACACGTATCAAGGCAACTAATATGGAACTGACCGATCCGATCAGAGATTATCTAAACGAGAAATTAAAAGATGTAGAAAAATTTATTCCTAAAAATGAAAGTGAACCCAACGTAGATATAGAGATCGGCAAAACCACGAACCATCATAGCTCCGGTGAAGATCTATATTTCGCAGAAATAAACGTAAATGTGAAAGGTGATCTCTATCGATATGTATCTGAAAATGCGGAGCTATACGCGGCCATAGACAAAATGAAGGATGAAATTATCCGTGAACTAAGGAGAAATAAAGAAAAGAAGCGCGATCTTTTTAGACGAGGCGCTCTCAAATTTAAAAATATGATCCGAGGGATCAGAGGAGGGAAGTAA
- the mreC gene encoding rod shape-determining protein MreC encodes MSNRLNKRTRVAAISLISLLFVLIIISVAFGRNALNNAFSPVLALGANVNQASGDFLKKFQDKDELIEKVAELTFENEKLARENRSKALLAIENEMLKEMLGRKSESGDDLTITRVISRPPITSFDTLIIDMGREDGVEKGDAVLSSSSNEIGYIEKVLESSANVRLYSSPGERTPVEIDGNGTLVVAEGTGGGSIAIQAPRFLDIEEGALVTKPALDSTVIASIESVESGETDAFQLVRGKLPINVFEVSWVFVEIVE; translated from the coding sequence ATGAGCAACCGACTGAATAAAAGAACCAGGGTAGCTGCTATCTCTCTCATATCTTTATTGTTTGTTCTCATAATAATTTCTGTAGCGTTCGGTCGTAACGCTCTGAATAATGCTTTTTCGCCAGTTCTCGCTTTGGGCGCAAATGTCAACCAAGCCAGTGGTGACTTTCTTAAAAAATTTCAAGACAAAGACGAATTAATTGAGAAAGTAGCAGAACTTACATTCGAGAATGAAAAGTTGGCTAGAGAGAATCGCTCAAAAGCTCTCCTTGCGATTGAAAACGAAATGCTAAAAGAAATGCTGGGGCGAAAAAGTGAATCCGGTGATGATCTAACTATAACCCGAGTAATTTCACGGCCGCCAATAACTTCTTTTGATACACTAATAATAGATATGGGAAGAGAAGATGGGGTCGAAAAAGGAGACGCCGTGCTGTCTTCCAGTAGTAACGAAATCGGTTATATAGAAAAGGTTTTGGAGTCGTCCGCAAATGTCAGATTATATTCGTCACCCGGGGAAAGAACTCCGGTAGAAATAGACGGCAACGGCACACTTGTAGTAGCTGAGGGTACGGGAGGTGGCTCCATTGCAATTCAGGCACCTCGATTTCTTGATATAGAAGAGGGAGCTTTAGTTACTAAACCCGCGCTTGATTCTACCGTAATAGCTTCTATAGAGTCAGTTGAATCAGGCGAGACCGACGCGTTTCAATTAGTTCGCGGTAAATTACCGATCAATGTTTTTGAGGTATCTTGGGTGTTTGTGGAGATCGTTGAGTAG
- a CDS encoding DUF167 family protein — MHLKVKVYPGSKKESVHKEDFDKLEIYVREKAEQGKVNRRVTEVLKNLYSDPSIKMVAGHRSQNKIFEINS, encoded by the coding sequence ATGCATCTGAAAGTAAAAGTATATCCGGGATCTAAAAAAGAGTCAGTTCACAAAGAGGATTTTGACAAGCTAGAAATATACGTCAGAGAAAAAGCTGAACAAGGGAAGGTAAATAGGCGAGTAACAGAAGTTTTAAAGAATTTGTACTCTGATCCTTCGATAAAAATGGTAGCGGGACATAGATCGCAAAACAAAATATTTGAGATTAATTCTTAA
- a CDS encoding DUF296 domain-containing protein, which yields MKRIRTSESFILILERGEELHSTLEKFARENELSGAWISGLGATDDLAIGLYNFEDREYVWKEYKEPLEILNLTGNLSIVEEESVWHIHGTFSNKELSAIGGHVKRLVVSVTCELHITPTDSSLTRRLDEETGLKLLDEK from the coding sequence ATGAAACGTATAAGAACGTCAGAAAGTTTTATTCTTATTCTTGAGCGAGGAGAAGAGTTACATTCGACGCTTGAGAAGTTCGCGCGAGAAAATGAGCTAAGCGGTGCCTGGATCAGTGGACTGGGAGCAACCGATGATCTCGCGATCGGACTCTATAATTTTGAAGATCGCGAATACGTATGGAAAGAGTACAAAGAGCCGCTCGAGATCCTGAATCTTACCGGGAACCTCTCGATCGTTGAAGAGGAGTCGGTCTGGCACATACACGGCACATTTTCAAATAAAGAGCTTAGTGCTATCGGAGGTCACGTAAAGCGCCTTGTTGTAAGCGTAACGTGCGAGCTTCATATTACGCCTACCGACTCCTCACTTACTAGAAGACTTGATGAAGAGACGGGTTTAAAATTATTAGACGAAAAATAG
- a CDS encoding rod shape-determining protein has protein sequence MANENTGKRSWGLRFSFRNDIGIDLGTANTLVYVHPKGIVIDEPSVVAVNKKTGRVVAVGKKAREMVGRTPAHIEAINPLVDGVISDFEIAEEMLAHLLRRAREHTSSFIPPRVLVGVPSGITNVEIRAVRDAAKNAGARSVNIIEEPMAAAIGIGLPVLEANGNMVVDIGGGTTDIAVISLGGIVQSKNLRVAGDHLNQDIIRFLKEKYKLQIGEKTAENIKIELGSVVDEKKPLSAKARGRDLVTGLPKEIEVTDSDVKEAILVSIEKLIEAVKNVVETMPPEVMSDIMKRGIYITGGGALLRGLDSVLESFIKVPFYLTDDPLTTVARGTGIVLNDFDRYKEILIQNDDEQPTE, from the coding sequence ATGGCAAATGAAAATACAGGAAAACGCTCTTGGGGCTTACGTTTCAGTTTTCGTAATGATATCGGGATCGATCTAGGAACCGCCAATACTTTAGTCTACGTACACCCTAAGGGAATAGTTATAGATGAACCTTCGGTTGTGGCTGTAAATAAGAAAACAGGCCGCGTAGTCGCTGTCGGTAAAAAAGCAAGAGAAATGGTGGGTCGTACGCCGGCTCATATTGAGGCGATCAATCCCTTGGTAGACGGCGTCATATCTGATTTTGAGATTGCCGAGGAGATGCTTGCTCACTTATTACGCAGGGCACGAGAACACACCTCAAGTTTCATACCTCCGCGCGTCCTTGTCGGGGTGCCTTCCGGTATTACAAACGTAGAAATTAGAGCCGTCCGAGACGCGGCAAAAAACGCAGGTGCCAGGTCGGTCAATATCATTGAAGAGCCAATGGCCGCGGCTATAGGTATAGGTCTACCAGTACTCGAAGCAAACGGCAATATGGTAGTAGATATCGGTGGTGGAACGACCGATATCGCGGTGATCTCACTGGGAGGCATCGTGCAATCTAAAAATTTGCGCGTTGCGGGCGACCACTTGAACCAAGACATAATTCGATTTCTGAAAGAAAAATATAAATTGCAGATCGGAGAAAAAACTGCCGAGAATATAAAAATAGAACTTGGGTCGGTAGTTGACGAAAAAAAGCCGCTCTCAGCCAAGGCACGCGGACGCGACTTAGTTACTGGGCTACCCAAAGAAATAGAGGTGACAGATTCAGATGTTAAAGAAGCCATTCTGGTTTCAATTGAAAAACTAATTGAGGCCGTAAAAAACGTTGTAGAAACGATGCCACCTGAAGTTATGTCAGACATAATGAAAAGAGGCATATATATTACAGGCGGAGGTGCTCTTTTACGAGGCCTGGACTCGGTACTTGAGAGTTTTATCAAAGTACCGTTTTATCTAACTGATGACCCACTAACTACTGTGGCTCGCGGCACGGGAATAGTTTTGAACGACTTTGATCGCTATAAAGAAATTTTAATACAAAACGACGATGAGCAACCGACTGAATAA
- the frr gene encoding ribosome recycling factor, whose product MSYSFDTFRRSLNNTEEWLKKELASIRTGQASPTVLDSVTVEVHGARLPLNQVANISLEGSRALRVNVWDKNQIKAVEKAIRDRDLGLSIATDDSGVRIFFPEVTTEQKEKFVKLAKDRLEQARIAVRGEREDTLKEIQDLEKSSEISEDEAFSLKEQLQKQVDEKNQDLSEIFERKENEILST is encoded by the coding sequence ATGAGTTATTCTTTTGACACATTTAGAAGATCACTTAACAACACAGAAGAGTGGTTAAAAAAAGAGTTGGCTAGCATTCGCACCGGGCAAGCTTCGCCGACCGTACTTGATTCCGTAACCGTAGAAGTCCACGGTGCTAGACTTCCATTGAATCAAGTAGCAAATATTTCCCTAGAAGGATCTAGGGCATTAAGAGTTAACGTTTGGGACAAAAATCAAATAAAGGCGGTTGAAAAAGCAATTCGCGACAGAGACCTAGGCCTTTCTATTGCTACCGACGATAGTGGGGTTAGAATATTCTTTCCTGAGGTAACAACTGAACAAAAGGAAAAATTCGTTAAATTAGCCAAAGATCGTCTTGAGCAGGCACGGATTGCAGTAAGAGGAGAAAGAGAAGACACGCTGAAAGAAATTCAGGACCTGGAAAAATCAAGCGAAATAAGCGAAGATGAAGCTTTCAGCCTCAAAGAGCAACTACAAAAGCAAGTAGACGAAAAAAATCAAGATCTCAGCGAAATTTTTGAAAGGAAAGAGAACGAAATACTCTCAACTTAA
- a CDS encoding rod shape-determining protein: MSPLSPKLGIDLGTANTLVFIKGRGIVLNEPSVVAIIEGESKVLAVGLEAKDMIGRTPETIVAHHPLKDGVIADYKITEAMLRYYIRKAVGSWNPFKPEIMVSVPAGVTSTERRAVIEAALKAGAGNVYIVKEPILAAIGAGIPIQEAGGHIIVDIGGGTTDVAVISLGGIVASTSIKCAGNRIDASIIKHIKREHNLSIGEKTAEEIKIKIGTAKHLSKELTMEVKGSDFETSLPRTVSVRSNAIAEAIETELSEIIKAIKDVLQETPPELAADIIDRGITMTGGSSLLRKLPELVHDRTGVKATLANDPLFCVAKGTGVALEHLNTYKKSIITKR, encoded by the coding sequence ATGTCACCCTTATCACCTAAACTGGGAATAGACCTGGGCACCGCCAACACGCTCGTCTTCATTAAAGGAAGAGGGATCGTACTAAACGAACCTTCGGTTGTCGCGATCATCGAAGGCGAAAGCAAGGTTTTGGCAGTGGGTCTCGAAGCTAAAGACATGATAGGCCGCACACCGGAAACCATTGTGGCTCATCATCCTCTAAAAGATGGTGTTATCGCTGATTATAAGATCACCGAGGCAATGCTGAGGTATTATATCCGAAAGGCCGTCGGCTCATGGAATCCATTCAAGCCCGAAATAATGGTTTCAGTTCCGGCCGGCGTTACTTCAACTGAAAGAAGGGCGGTAATAGAAGCGGCGCTAAAAGCCGGAGCCGGCAACGTCTATATTGTAAAAGAGCCGATACTAGCAGCCATCGGAGCCGGCATTCCGATTCAAGAAGCCGGCGGTCATATCATTGTAGATATTGGTGGAGGCACGACCGATGTAGCCGTAATATCGCTTGGCGGTATTGTTGCCTCCACTTCGATAAAATGCGCGGGAAACAGAATCGACGCCAGCATAATAAAGCACATCAAACGCGAACATAACCTTTCGATAGGAGAAAAAACAGCCGAAGAAATTAAAATTAAAATCGGCACTGCTAAACACCTGAGCAAAGAATTAACCATGGAAGTTAAAGGTAGTGATTTTGAAACCAGTTTGCCGAGAACTGTTTCAGTTCGATCTAACGCGATCGCCGAGGCAATCGAAACTGAACTCTCGGAGATCATTAAAGCGATCAAAGATGTATTGCAAGAAACCCCTCCTGAATTGGCAGCAGATATTATTGACAGAGGGATTACGATGACTGGCGGCTCATCACTTTTAAGAAAACTTCCGGAGTTGGTGCATGACAGAACCGGAGTAAAAGCAACGTTGGCCAATGATCCGCTATTTTGTGTTGCGAAGGGTACCGGAGTCGCACTAGAGCACTTGAATACTTATAAGAAAAGCATAATCACAAAGCGATGA
- the rseP gene encoding RIP metalloprotease RseP has protein sequence MSFIIFLLVLGLLIFIHELGHFIAAKKSGVRVYEFALGFPPNISKIKKGETEYAINALPIGGYVRLQGENGVEEDVTEEEKNKSFAFKGSLTKTFILAAGVIMNMILAWVLLSIAFMVGYPTADQDINEQYVVDEGVIITQVLPDSPAEKAEVLPGDELISISDGSNTEEITNAQNISSFIEGTDSENITLLISRSGEEREIDISPTTNLEGEEKDKRMIGIASSNISVVKYPPHLALYNGAIWTGNATVMTVQGLGSLIAGLFQGEGDLSNVAGPIGIVSLVGDAYAVGFVYLLSFTAIISINLAIINLLPVPALDGGRILFVWIEALKGSPMSPRTQMIANGIGFALLILLIIVVSVNDIRNLFM, from the coding sequence ATGTCATTCATAATATTCTTATTAGTACTTGGCTTACTTATTTTTATCCATGAACTTGGGCATTTTATTGCTGCAAAAAAGAGCGGTGTCAGAGTTTATGAATTCGCGTTAGGTTTCCCTCCAAACATATCTAAAATAAAAAAAGGTGAAACAGAGTACGCCATAAACGCCCTTCCCATTGGCGGATATGTACGACTACAAGGAGAGAACGGAGTCGAGGAAGATGTAACAGAAGAAGAAAAGAATAAGAGTTTTGCTTTCAAGGGCTCCTTAACAAAAACTTTTATATTAGCGGCCGGTGTCATTATGAATATGATACTGGCGTGGGTTTTGCTTTCTATCGCTTTTATGGTCGGCTATCCTACGGCTGATCAAGATATAAACGAGCAATATGTAGTCGATGAAGGAGTGATCATCACACAAGTATTGCCGGATTCACCGGCTGAAAAGGCTGAAGTTCTTCCGGGTGATGAGCTCATATCTATTAGCGACGGGAGTAATACAGAAGAGATAACCAACGCTCAAAACATAAGCAGTTTCATAGAAGGCACTGACAGCGAAAACATCACACTCCTAATAAGTCGAAGCGGGGAAGAGAGAGAAATAGACATATCTCCAACAACTAATTTAGAAGGCGAAGAAAAGGATAAGAGAATGATCGGCATAGCGTCGTCTAATATTTCTGTTGTTAAATATCCTCCCCATCTGGCGTTATACAATGGAGCGATTTGGACCGGAAACGCGACGGTGATGACCGTTCAGGGACTGGGATCTTTAATTGCGGGTCTTTTTCAAGGAGAAGGGGACCTTTCTAATGTGGCTGGTCCAATCGGCATAGTTAGCTTAGTAGGAGACGCTTACGCGGTCGGTTTTGTGTATCTACTTTCTTTCACCGCGATCATTTCTATTAACCTTGCGATAATTAACCTCTTACCCGTACCGGCTCTCGACGGCGGTAGGATCCTCTTTGTTTGGATAGAGGCGTTGAAAGGATCTCCAATGAGTCCTCGTACTCAGATGATCGCAAACGGTATTGGATTCGCTTTATTGATCCTCTTGATAATAGTAGTATCGGTTAATGACATACGTAATCTATTTATGTAG
- a CDS encoding aminoacyl--tRNA ligase-related protein — protein MRQSQLFTKTRKEAPKDEASKNARLLIQAGFIEKVMAGVYSYLPLGLRVLNKVENIIREEMNSIGGQELFLTSLQDPEIWQRSGRWDDEAIDVWFKTKLANDSEIGLATTHEEPIAKLMVEHIRSYKDLPVYAYQFQTKFRNELRAKSGIMRGREFKMKDLYSFNKNEENFREFYEECAQAYARIFSRVGVGDKTYRTFASGGSFSKFSDEFQTISDAGEDIIYIDKDKNIAVNEEVYEDSVLEELDLKKENLVKEKAIEVGNIFPLGTKYAEAMDLFYNDESGEKRPVTMGSYGIGPGRLVGAVVEIFSDEKGMVWPDSIAPFKAHIILVDTENKEQSRAANQIYKELTNKNIEVLFDDRNISAGEKFADSDLIGIPHRITIGKKFLESDLIEYTERATGGSREMTEEELLSILVN, from the coding sequence ATGAGGCAATCCCAACTTTTTACAAAAACTAGAAAAGAGGCTCCAAAAGATGAAGCGAGTAAAAATGCGAGACTCTTGATACAAGCCGGCTTTATTGAAAAGGTCATGGCCGGTGTATATTCTTATTTGCCTCTTGGCTTAAGGGTTTTGAATAAAGTTGAAAATATTATTCGCGAGGAAATGAACTCGATAGGTGGTCAGGAATTGTTTCTAACCTCGCTTCAGGATCCAGAGATCTGGCAAAGATCTGGGCGCTGGGACGACGAAGCCATCGACGTTTGGTTTAAGACAAAACTAGCCAATGACTCTGAGATAGGTTTAGCAACAACACATGAAGAACCAATAGCAAAACTAATGGTTGAACATATTCGTTCGTATAAAGATCTTCCTGTTTATGCTTACCAGTTTCAAACAAAATTCAGAAATGAGTTGCGCGCAAAATCAGGAATTATGCGCGGTCGTGAGTTCAAAATGAAGGATCTCTACTCCTTCAATAAAAACGAGGAAAATTTTCGCGAATTTTACGAAGAGTGTGCTCAAGCATACGCACGTATCTTTTCGCGCGTCGGAGTGGGTGATAAGACTTATCGAACATTCGCAAGCGGTGGCTCATTCAGTAAGTTCAGTGATGAGTTTCAAACGATATCGGACGCGGGTGAAGACATTATTTACATCGACAAAGATAAGAATATAGCCGTTAACGAAGAGGTCTACGAAGACTCGGTTTTAGAAGAGCTCGACCTTAAAAAAGAAAACTTAGTAAAAGAAAAAGCAATAGAAGTGGGAAATATTTTCCCTCTAGGCACTAAGTACGCCGAAGCAATGGATTTGTTCTATAACGATGAATCAGGCGAAAAAAGGCCGGTAACTATGGGCTCATACGGAATCGGACCCGGTAGATTAGTAGGGGCGGTAGTAGAGATATTTTCAGATGAAAAAGGAATGGTATGGCCAGATTCTATCGCACCCTTCAAAGCACATATAATTTTAGTAGACACTGAGAACAAAGAGCAGAGTAGAGCTGCTAATCAGATATATAAAGAATTAACAAACAAAAATATCGAGGTGCTTTTTGACGATAGAAATATTAGCGCAGGAGAAAAATTTGCTGATTCAGATCTCATCGGAATACCTCACAGGATCACTATTGGCAAAAAATTTTTGGAGAGCGATCTCATTGAATACACAGAGCGAGCAACGGGGGGCTCTCGAGAAATGACCGAGGAAGAACTGCTGTCTATCTTAGTCAATTAA
- the def gene encoding peptide deformylase, with product MKEILQKDEALLRKSAREVKPEEISSEYIRGVIRDMKGAMDKEEDAAAIAAPQIGELVRIFIISKHILPNNQEGLAKDLVFINPKLIKHSKKTKVVEEGCLSVRWLYGDVERFEKATVEAYDENGKRIVYGASGVIAQAFQHELDHLDGVLFIDKADNVRDIPPESQSEDNPKELLHD from the coding sequence ATGAAAGAAATACTGCAAAAAGACGAGGCCTTGTTGCGTAAATCGGCGCGCGAAGTTAAACCGGAAGAAATTTCTTCTGAGTATATTCGTGGTGTAATTAGAGATATGAAAGGAGCTATGGACAAAGAAGAAGATGCGGCCGCCATAGCCGCTCCTCAAATCGGTGAATTGGTCCGTATTTTTATTATCTCGAAACACATTTTACCCAATAATCAAGAAGGTCTCGCAAAAGACCTAGTATTTATAAACCCAAAACTTATTAAACACTCCAAAAAGACCAAGGTCGTGGAAGAGGGCTGTCTTTCTGTTCGCTGGCTCTATGGTGATGTTGAACGTTTCGAAAAGGCAACTGTCGAGGCATATGATGAGAACGGCAAGCGCATTGTGTATGGCGCCAGTGGAGTTATAGCGCAGGCCTTCCAGCACGAGCTGGATCACTTGGATGGAGTACTGTTCATTGATAAAGCAGACAATGTTAGAGATATTCCACCAGAATCACAATCAGAAGATAATCCTAAAGAACTTCTCCATGATTAA
- a CDS encoding UDP-N-acetylglucosamine 1-carboxyvinyltransferase produces MTGTANLTHIGSLIRNLRKERDLTQSDLARKLSTTQSVVARIENGEQNLSAEMLSKISKALDRDIVVVSKGALNIQVEGGRKLKGKIETRTSKNATVALMSAALLNNSTTTLKNIPKIEEVYRLAEVLESLGASVKWHENDLSITPPENFNLDNLNTESAAKTRSIIMFIAPFLHRFKKFTLPEPGGCKLGARTVRPHFYALENFGVKFQETDNSYRISHRGLKPSEIVLYESGDTVTENAIMTAAKIPGETIIKYASANYQVQDLCFFLESLGVKIEGIGSTTLKVNGLEEIDIPVTYHVSEDPIESMFFLSSAIVTKSSIIIERCPIDFLEVELLKLEKMGFKYKIVNRYKAKNGKTDLVDIKTFPSSLKALPDKLHSLPYPGLNPDNLPFFTVIATQAEGQTLIHDWMYEKRAVYYKDLDKLGADTVLMDQHRLYITGPSKLRGAEVICPPALRPGAVILIGMLAASGVSTLRNIYSINRGYEDIILRLNNLGAKIKVLREF; encoded by the coding sequence ATGACTGGAACCGCAAACTTAACCCATATAGGAAGCCTAATTAGAAATCTTCGAAAAGAACGCGATCTAACTCAATCGGATTTGGCGAGAAAGCTTTCTACCACACAAAGCGTGGTGGCGAGAATCGAAAATGGCGAACAAAATTTATCGGCCGAAATGCTATCCAAGATCAGCAAGGCTTTAGACAGAGATATAGTTGTTGTCTCTAAAGGCGCTTTAAATATTCAGGTTGAAGGTGGGCGAAAACTTAAAGGCAAAATAGAAACCAGGACCTCAAAGAATGCTACTGTAGCGCTTATGTCTGCGGCGCTATTGAACAACAGTACAACCACGCTTAAAAATATCCCTAAAATTGAAGAGGTTTATCGCTTGGCCGAAGTTCTTGAGAGTTTGGGCGCATCGGTTAAGTGGCACGAAAACGACCTTTCGATCACTCCTCCTGAAAATTTCAATCTCGATAACCTTAATACGGAGTCCGCCGCCAAAACCAGGAGCATCATTATGTTCATTGCTCCCTTTTTGCATCGATTTAAAAAATTTACTTTACCGGAACCGGGCGGTTGCAAGTTAGGGGCTCGTACTGTACGCCCTCATTTTTATGCTCTAGAAAATTTTGGAGTAAAATTTCAAGAGACCGACAACTCGTATCGTATATCGCACAGAGGTCTAAAACCTTCTGAAATTGTTTTGTATGAATCAGGCGATACGGTTACCGAAAATGCTATTATGACCGCCGCTAAGATACCCGGTGAGACAATAATAAAATATGCCTCGGCTAATTATCAGGTTCAGGATCTGTGTTTTTTCCTTGAAAGTTTGGGTGTAAAGATCGAAGGCATAGGATCTACTACTCTAAAGGTTAACGGTTTGGAGGAGATTGATATTCCTGTGACCTATCATGTGTCGGAAGACCCGATCGAGTCAATGTTCTTTTTGTCTTCGGCGATCGTTACAAAGTCTTCGATAATAATTGAGCGTTGCCCCATTGACTTTCTGGAGGTAGAGCTTCTAAAACTAGAGAAAATGGGCTTTAAATACAAAATAGTAAACAGATATAAGGCCAAAAACGGAAAAACTGACCTGGTTGATATCAAAACTTTCCCGTCTTCACTTAAGGCGCTTCCGGACAAATTGCACTCTCTCCCTTATCCGGGATTAAACCCCGACAATCTGCCCTTCTTTACTGTTATAGCCACACAGGCAGAAGGACAAACTTTGATACATGATTGGATGTACGAGAAAAGAGCCGTTTATTATAAGGACCTAGATAAACTTGGAGCTGATACGGTGCTTATGGATCAGCACAGACTTTATATAACAGGTCCAAGCAAACTACGCGGAGCTGAAGTGATCTGTCCCCCGGCACTCAGACCGGGCGCAGTGATTCTCATAGGAATGCTAGCCGCGAGCGGGGTTTCTACCCTGAGAAATATCTACAGTATAAACCGAGGATATGAAGATATCATTCTCCGACTTAATAATTTGGGAGCTAAAATAAAAGTGTTGCGGGAGTTCTAA
- the fmt gene encoding methionyl-tRNA formyltransferase, which produces MINSPRFAFFGTPDFSVRILNILEEHGLAPEVVISSPDRPRGRGQKLQPTPVKSWAQQKEIPVLTPDKLNQPEFLETLRDYELDCSVVAAYGKIIPESVLSTPRYGSINVHPSLLPKYRGASPIESQILADEEDIGVTIMFMDEKMDHGPILAQESINRPSSIPDAIELEKILADLGGELLAESLISYIGGEIDPKEQDHEEATYTPKIKKEDAKISLSDDPYHNFLKIRAYKRFRPHFFAEFKGKNVRVVVTKVDYNKKDNKLLIEKVIPEGAKEMDFEEFKKSADL; this is translated from the coding sequence ATGATTAATTCACCACGATTCGCGTTTTTTGGCACTCCGGATTTTTCCGTCCGAATTTTAAATATCCTCGAAGAACACGGGTTAGCCCCCGAGGTTGTAATAAGTTCCCCCGATAGGCCTCGTGGCAGAGGGCAAAAGCTACAACCCACTCCAGTGAAGAGCTGGGCACAGCAAAAAGAGATCCCGGTTCTAACTCCGGATAAATTAAACCAACCGGAATTTTTGGAGACACTGCGCGACTACGAACTTGATTGTAGTGTTGTCGCCGCTTACGGAAAGATAATACCTGAATCTGTACTTTCGACCCCTCGTTACGGCTCAATAAACGTTCATCCTTCACTCTTGCCAAAGTACCGTGGCGCATCCCCTATAGAGTCTCAAATTTTGGCAGACGAAGAAGATATAGGAGTAACCATAATGTTTATGGATGAGAAAATGGATCACGGTCCCATTCTTGCGCAAGAATCAATAAACAGGCCGAGCTCGATACCTGACGCGATAGAGCTGGAAAAAATACTCGCGGATTTAGGGGGAGAACTTTTGGCAGAATCTCTCATTTCATATATTGGTGGTGAAATTGATCCCAAGGAACAAGACCACGAGGAAGCTACTTATACTCCCAAGATCAAAAAAGAAGACGCCAAGATAAGTCTCTCCGATGATCCCTATCACAACTTTCTAAAAATAAGGGCGTATAAAAGATTTAGACCTCATTTCTTTGCTGAATTTAAAGGAAAGAATGTTCGAGTGGTGGTTACAAAAGTTGACTACAACAAAAAAGACAACAAGCTACTAATCGAGAAAGTAATACCCGAAGGAGCTAAAGAAATGGATTTCGAAGAATTTAAGAAGAGCGCTGATCTATAG